The Vigna unguiculata cultivar IT97K-499-35 chromosome 1, ASM411807v1, whole genome shotgun sequence nucleotide sequence CTCCTTGTAGCTTTTGCATCAAGTGATTACTACTCCCATACTGTATGATTTCTACAATTATGACAGCGAGGACAAAGGATTTATTCAACTTTTCATCAAATTTACTCAGGTAAGAGCAGTGTTCcttcttttaaaaagaaattcatatgGAATGCTCAACTAGAGCTGTAATGTTTCATGTATTGTTGCAATTTATCGAATATTGTACTCCTTGCAGAATATGGCCCTCTTCGGTGCTTTGTTGTTTTTCGTTGGGATGAAAAACTCCATTCCTAGAAGGCAACCCAAGAAGAAGGCTCCCAAAACAAAAACCTATTAGTTGCAATGAGTTCTTGGATTGTTCCTGGTTGCTCGTTACACCCCTTTTCCAATTCTCCAGGATTTGATTTAGGTGTCTGTTTCAGAACAAATGCCCCCCTAATGAGTATTCAATGTACCATTCGTCGCggattatatttaatttataattatttatatttgtatgttattttttggTTTGCTTGACAATAGGAACTATCTTTCGATAACTTGTATACGAAGAGGGAAAAAAATTATCAGAGCCTGTTCATTCAGACTTTGAGTGCCAATTTCGTTATCTAGCGGATTTGATCGAAAGGTAAAACTGACGGTTGCTATTTTAAATTAAGCTTGATTTCCCCCCCACCTTGGCCCGTGATTTgtgtttcttgttttttttatttatttctttggtTCTCTTGGTTTGGCAAGGAAATGAATGCTCATTTGAATTTTTCACCCGATGTGGTTAAAAATAGAGATGTATTTAGAGAAGTTTATTTCAACAAAATTGAGTATTGTTTTGGTTCGTTATATCTATTTCATGCTTCGAATAAGGTATATTCTCACTGGGATTCTTATAGGAAATCAAATATAGTAATTGCCAATTATCTCCGTTTGGAACTGAGAGAATATTGACAGCTCACAAGACAAATCTTCAATTTTTCTTCCTACTGTCTCGATTAGTGTATGAAATTCCAACTTGTTTGTGTCGCATTCTTATGCACGTCAAATTATCACACCTTCAATAGGTGGACGAAGTTTGATAGGGATGAAAGATATAGGAAGCcataaataaagtgaaaatagGCGTCGGCTGAAGaacaatataaaagaaatagtgggaaaataattttttaagatagTTTGATTGGAAAGAAAAAACACATGAAATCCGATAATGTTCTTGACTCtgcatgataaaaatatttaaactaaaccAGTTATTGCATGCAAAAGTCAGTGAAgagaaaaggagaaagcaaCAAAGTGCGTAAACCAGTTTCTGAAGAAAGAGTGCAAGAAATGCAGTATAAAAGTGCATGTACAGTGAAGTATTTCCCTCTTCCACACATGTCATTGATGAAATTTTCCGAACTGGAGTTCACcataatattaacaatttcTTGTCGTTTCAGACAATGGGTTTTCCATTGTCAATGTATTTATCTTCTCATCCATTCTTGCTTATTTCAGCTCTTACAAACGTAGTACAGCGTTAGGCAGAGTTGGAAATCTAAAATTCTTCATATTTcgttgaaaataataatttagaaaatagtttctttaaaaaatattttggttatgtatttttataaagtatttatATGAAAGAGGTGAAAATTTAATTGTTCCGTAAATATGAAGCGACTCTTGTTAGATTATATAATATGGTGAAATAATTAACTttagtaaattaatattttacccTGGTAAAACTTTAACactgaaaatattttagaaatattaacTTGTCTGTTTAAACTTAAGGTGGTTATAGTCCTATTTTAAAACCATGAAGTTCGTGTTTGtattgcaaaaataaaatggtGATCAaacttagttttatttatttattattattattattttatttaaacaagctAAATGTAATGCTTCGACTGAGTTTGTTAAATATGAAGATTGACTGATCATTTTCCCACTATTCTGACCACATTTTCACTGATCATTAAGAACATAGAAACTTGAGCCTTGCTGGTACCAATTTAATGTACTAAGTGAGTAATATATATTCAATGTATTGTGCTATTTTCAGTGTCAAACTTAAACAAAGACAATCACgcatttcaataataaaaaaagaccACACCACCACACCCTATGTCTTCTTATAACAAAGTAGGTGAGAATCATTTGATTCAGAGATTAAGAATGTGTTACAAAGTGAGGGGCAACAAAGTTTCCAAGAACCGATCAGTTATTGTGAATACACCGTGCTCTTGGATTGCAGTATTTGAACAAGCGGCCACAAGATATCCAATCTGTGTACATTTCTGTTGTTTTGACCCTGTCAACACACACTTTGCTCATCAACAATCTATGGAGTAATGTATTTGGATATCAAAATAAGACCCAAACTGAGTCTTAAAATTACCTCGACAACAAAGCATATCCATATCTTTTCACCATGAACTTTAGTTCCACCTTTCAAAATGGTAAGACCCAAACTTCTTATGGCTTCTGCTATTTCAAGAAAATGGCTGCACTCCTCACACAGCATCTACAGCAAAAAGCTATAATTAGAACAGAGAACATACTCAATAGCTTACTACATAGATTTTTCTCATGTATTATGATTACTAATTAATCAGTAACATAgaataaatcaaattttaactttcaaGTCATATGTACCTCAACAAGCATCTGTCCATTCTTGCTAAGATTCTCCACTAATATTGAATGAACTTTCAGATGACCCCCTACCTCCATTGCCCAGCTTGAGCCCTGCTCATAACTAGAGGATCCAAGAATGTCTGCTTCCATGTGATGCAGCTGCAAAATTTCATCAGTGTTAAACAATGGACATAAGTTCAGATGAAGAAGATGTTGGAACTACATcaagaaaagcaagaaaatcCTTACCTTTGACTTTGTATCACCAAAGTCAGTTAGCTTGTCAGCATGTTTAGTTATGCTTTGGAGAAACAGCATGTGCTTTATGGCGCGCTCCAGTAGGGAATCAATACTGCACTGTTGAAGTTACAATGAAAATTTTAGCCACATGAACCAGATCTGTGATCATTACTCAAAACCCAACAAAACAAAGAGGAAACAGATACCTTTGCTCCATTTGGAACCAACTCTCTCAACTCCTTAATACGATCTTGGATTAATTGTCTGTCCCTTGGTCGCGGCCTACAACTTTCCCCGGGTCTGGCCCTCTTTTTGCTGTTCTTAGATGGTTCAGATGACCTTTCAAGTTGTCCACTACTTGAACTGGGGAATGTAGATGAAACACCTTTGGAGGACATAACACCACATATCCCTGATGATGAACTCAGAGAATGGTGTTTGTCCTCTTTGACAAGAGAGAACTGATCTATTGAATAACCTTCTGAATTAATAGCATACACATTATGAGTAGAAGCTTCATGATTTTTTGCTGAGGCCATTGCAGATTGCATTGATGTACAAAACGATAATTCACTATTAACATCATTGTTACTGTGGCTAATGTTAGCCACCATTGCTTCCAAAAGATGCTCAGGACGAGATTCAGAAGTCAATTGGCTGGTGCTGATCTCATCTGACATTTCAACAGTTTTCATATCTTGATTAAGCTGCGCTGGCCAATCAAAACTTTTACTCCCTTTCAGAAAAGATGGTCCAAGTGCTTCATGTAGCTCACAACCAGCAGGGAAATTCAACACATTTGACATATCATTGTAAGAAGGCTCAGAACCAAACTTTGGCTTTTCAACATGTTGGGAGTTTGCATCTGAAGGTTGGGTGAAATTCAACACTCCTTTTTGGTTATTATCCACACAATGCAACTTATCAGTTTCACAAACAACTGTATCAAGAAAAGCTGAAGGAAAACATGCAGAATCAACTCTGACTTTATCTGATGGACATATTAAATCATTATCTGTAATAAAGTCACTTAAAAATGACGAGACATTGTTTTCTGATTCCAACCTCACATCTTTGCAGCCACTACTTCCTTCTTCACACTTCCTCCCATAGAGAGGCTTCATCTCTTTAAAATCATGATGCTCCACATTCATCATATTGGATATTGACTGAAGCAAAATGGAACTTTCATCACTGTACAATTCAGGCCCCTCCTGTTTGGCCACGTTATCAGACATTTTCTGACAAGCAGAATAAGGTTCATAGTTCTTCTCAGAACATTGAAGGGACATTAAAACATCTGCTGTTTCACTTTTCATAGATTTTTGTGAATTGTAAAAGTCAGTCGGCAAAACATCTGAAGACAAATTTTCCTTCGATATATCcagctaaaaaaaaaaaagaaatataaacttcatGATAATGCTCAACACATTAAGGTTACGATCTCACTATATTAGTAGTGTGTTTAAAAATGCATTGTTAAAAGTAACATAAACCCCAAATCTGCACATTCATGCACCATGACGGCGTGTGAACGTTGGGAGAAATGAAGACAAACTCTTACCTGAGATAAAGAACTCTTCAAACTACCCTGTACTTGACTAGGACATTGTGCTATGGGGCAATTTTGAGTAGACAGAAAGAGATTTCTGATATGAGTTACAAACCCCATATCTTCAATCACCTGCTACCAGGGATGTCATAAGAGAaggaaattattaaaaattaatcaataataatttgatttccATATAAAATCATTTCCAGGAAATCTTCccaaatcatcaaaatcatatAATAGCCCAAGACAAGACAATGAAATTCTAATATTATAGACAGGAAACTATATTGTACAACACACCcctaataaaaaaactacatgAATTTTCCCAACCCCTCATGGCATGGATTTTTCAATGTGCTCAGTGcataaattataaatcattgctatcataaatattttctattattcacACAAAAAGAACAATACTATCAATCtcattactttttaaaaataattcatatgaGAACAACTTCCCTTTTTGGTTTATGAAGATGCAATGTTTCAAGGGTTTATATGTTTCTTGTAGTTTTGTTGGATATAAATGCTTTAAAAGCACAGACACTTAACTAGCATGCACTGATGAAGTATCCAAAAGAATTAGTATCAtacaagttaaataaataaaagtgttGGTACTTCATAGGTTTGAATATTTCATTGATATATGTCGATGAAGTATCCTACTGTATCAGTATTGGATAAGACTTAGATACGGATACTTGAACAAATTCAAGTGTTGGTGCTTCATAGCTTGCACCAGTAGAGTATATAACTGCTTCTGGTCATTAACCAAGGTCAGGGTAGTCATACATGACATAGTTGTCCATGGTACTAGAACATGCCTCAATCTGGTTTTCATGCCAAATTATCTAGTATTTGTAGGTAGTTTAGCAAATTGTAAATTAGTATACCTGTTGCCTAACATAATTACATGATGCGTAAAGCCTGTTATGACAAAATAAGGGGTGAGTTGTTAACCTTTCCtccatttctctttatttttcacTATCTGTGTATTTACCTACCACATACAATTAGAATTGTAAAAGTATTTAACCAATATCTCAGTCAACAACCAGAAATTACCAAAAATTAGTTGGAAAAGAATTAAAGAAATATAAGCAAGCCATGTTATCTGACAACATCTAAACAAATTAGTGCAAATCTATCTTTTTGGTGCATCAGTGGCAGTGAGATTTGAACCTATGGTTGCAACAAACTACCCAAGCCCCTAGCCACTAGTATAATCTTTTAAACTTGAGTGCAAAAAATTTTTGAAATCCTGAATAGAAAAGGCTGTTGTTTTGCACAGCCATAAAGAGATAATATATGCCTTCTTGAACCATATAACCATATTATCCACTATTATGGTACAAAATCAAATctagtttaaaaagaaaaaaatgtcttaCTTTATTAAGAGAGCCAAGCTGAATAACACCAAGTGGGGCTACAGCAACAACAGCAATAGTCTACAAGACAAAATTAAAGCTTAATCAATGAAATTCTTCATGTAACCAGAGTGACTCTGGTTACTAACATAAAGTGCACTAGACCAGAATGCAACATAATCAGCTTGAGTGCAGTTCAGTGGCAAGTAGAGTCACATAGTGGCCCAATAATGTCATATTGTGTCTATTACCCTATCAACCACAGTTTTCCATATAtactattaaaattaaaaaattgtccaTCTCCTAAGGATTTGTAAAGTATGGAAGGTCTAATTTCTGGGTGAAAATAGAAAGTTCACTTTTCCAGATTTTAGGTAAACACATGTGTTGCAAAGctgtgaaaaaataataaagcagTTAGTATACCCTGATTCCAGCAGAAAACTGAGACTGCCACCCATCAGCAAACtgaaaattaaaccaaaaagtGGGAAAGGAATAAGAATTATTGGAACATATTGACATGATACTCCGAGGTTGGAAGATCCTTAATGATGATATTAAATAACAAGAATCTTCACCTCAAAAGACAAGCCAGAACCTGCGACCTGATTATCTGCACAGATCCACCTATGCTTTCCTGTAACAGCAACCTGTCCAACAATACTGTGAAGAAAGAATTTTAGGACGAGCTAAACAAAGATAATCAAATTGTGTACAGTATCCATTATACATTTGACTACTCATACCCTTCTCCTaatgaatatgcatgatatgACATCTTAGCCACTGCTAACCCTAATGCGTTGTGCGAAAATTTCCCATAACCAATCTGTTCCAAGATATTCTGGCAGTGCTTATTTTCTGAAGAGTCATAATCATCAGGATTGTTATAGTATGCGTCCTCCCATGTCAAGATCCTGCAAGCAAGTACCATAGCGAGAAACTTTAGGGGACAACATTATGGAATTCAAGTTCAACACTGATAAATTAATCTGAAACCAAAAGAAACGAATCACCAAAATTGCGAGAGCAACAGTACATCATTCAACAGTAACGAACTTACTACCAGTACACTTTAtataaacaataacaaatgCCACATTTATCCCACTTCCATCGCACTACAATGAAAACAAcataaaacatttcaaataacaGAAGGATCACAATCCTAAAACAAAATGACAGAATTAGAAACCATCAAAGAGCGAAAACACTCGCAAAACAGTTCAATGATATGGATTCAAGAGAGTAGATACACAACACATGCCATGCCCTTCTAAGTACAAAAACTCTAAATTCTAACAAAGCATGGAAATCACCAAACTTGGAAAAAGGACAAAACAGAACaaataatatctaaaaatatccTTCACACTAAAAGTTGATATAAGAATTTTGGTTacctcaaccccacaaaaccaatcaggaagatgaaaattgtcTCCGCTTAGGTGCACTATTTTGATCATATCATATCATTAATCTACTAGGGATCTCTAACAGTTGATAAAACCCATTAGCCTTATAACATCAGTTAAACAGGCAAAAGCTGGAAAATGCACACAACCGATCAAATTAAACTGGAGAGTAAATGGCCAAGTCAAATTTCGGACCAAACTATTCAAACATGCATAACCCCAACTTCACCCAATTTAGCTTATTGGGAGTTGCTTGCATCTAAGATGAGGGTAAGTTCAAAGACACACCAAAGGAAAGACGCAACACACAAGGAACACTcacaaaaaataagtaattatcaCCAGAAGCACCACCAACAATAACAAGATAAATAGTAGAATCATACATTCGAGCACGATGTTTGAGCTTCCAAAAGATGGCGTAGTTCCAGTGAGTATTAAAACAGAGGCTTCTGAGTACTTGGTGCAAGTTGTTACCCATGTCGTCCCCTCCTTCAACAAGTCAGAAACTTTAACACCCCGAAGGCTCCCCCGAGAAAAAGGGTCGTGAATTCCAATCCTCCAAAAAAGAATAAAACCCCTCCAACACCACACACTCACCCTCCTTCCCCTAGCTCCCTCTGTAGGAACCTCTTCCAGCTTGCTTCCTCCGCAACCCCGCTCGCCGTTTTAATGGCGGTCCAACTGTTGGCAGTATCAGACGATCCGCACCCATTACTCACCCCGCCAATTCCCACCACCCCACCAACCAAAGCTTCCCTCTATCCCTCACTACAGTCAAAACACAACCGAACCCACCACCACACTTAACGCTAAAACTGAAACACCAGACTCAACGCAGCAAATCTCGCAACTAGCCATTGAATAACAAACAACCTTGTCAGATTCCAAAAGGGGTGTGAAGAAGATTGAGTTAAAGGAAGGAAAGAAAAAGGGTGGCTAATAATCTAGCTTATATCCGACGACATGTGAGGCTTTTGCTTGTGCAGGAAGAAGGTTCAGTTTCTCTGGGAATGCAATTGTGAACAGAGTCTTTACCCTTTGCAGAGTGAGCGAGAGAGGTTTTTGAGAAGTTGCCAATTGCTGAGTAAAGAGTGGAGAAGGTAGAGTGAAAGAATGTCAATGGTGGAAAAGAAGTGAGGCTCTTGTTCTATATTGGGGTCACGTTGGCACGCTGTTCCTTCTAGCTTTTTCACTCGGGGAATCTCCACCGTTGAATCAAGCAATCATGGTAACCATTGCGTAATCCAATCCACCACCCCCTCCTATCATATCACTAACCACACCATGcatttttgtaaagaaaaaggTTGTTTATTTGTGCATGCCAATGTGCAAaatggaaaatttataaatataatgaagaaaaaaacttGAGCTAACttgaacaaacaaaacaaactgCAATGCAAACACACTATAGCGTTTCAGAATATGACAGAATTAGTGTTTGATAGTATTCTGAACAtaattatacttatatataGTTAAGAAAGTAGTGAAAATGAGTATTATGATATCATTGTTGtgaagataaaatgaaaagaatggCGTGTTGAGAAAGGGCAGAGGCCCCAAGGGAAGTAACTCTATGAAGGGTTAGAGGGTAATTAGAGGTTTATATTTAACGTTAAGAAGCACGAAAGGGCAAAGGAAAAGGAGGAAAAAGAATGATGGGGAACAATCCAATTGGGGTATGAGTACACTTTATGGTGGTGTCAATTGATGGCCAACAGCATGATGCCAAATTGAGGACATGCTTCCTTATTTTCCCCTCAAGTTTTCAATCCTTTCTTTGAAACCCTAGAGAAGGTACCCTGCTACCCCTCCTAAGGTCCTTTTCAACAATGATCTTATTGCCCTAAAGTTGTGACACCTTCAACCTCCCATTTCTTCAAACAATTCCTACTTTGTCACGTTATAATTCAATCTTTTAGAGTGCCAACCTTTGTTTCACACACTGCTCACCATGCTGCCCTTTATGATCATAGCTTTCCACCGATTTACAGCTTCTTTCTGTTTTACCCTTTACAAAGGCTTGGAAATGGAGTTTCCACAAagtcaaagttttttttttttcctctctcaCAATTACCTAGGAACATGTTCTATTGGATAACTAAAACATGTTTGTGATCATTCATCATGTTGATTTCGTTCAAGATTCTATCATAAATTTTGGTTTTAGACTTTAAAAAGGtatatttttctgttaatttagtcgatcaaatataaaatttatttgaaccAGACCAACAAGTGCAACAAAGATTAGTTATAGAAAAGttgttaagaaaatatttaatatatcttgttaaatttttttaatttagttttagaatagaaactaataatttatgtagaaaatatttcttttttagtaaTTTAGTTCATTGATTTAACTTATTTAGAAATTACTACTTGtatgtttttagaaaaaagaaaaatacttaattaagaTTTACTattaaacaaacaataaattagtattaaatataagtttaatttttttaatattgagttttaatgtttttaaattttaggttaaaatatctttttgatcaaattttcGTAAGTTTGGTTACATATTCTAATattgtttttgtgttcaaataggtcccaatttttatcaattttcttcaatttagtttttttttctaaccatgtttaaatcattaacggtaaTGGATAGTGACTGTCATGTGTcactttatgtttttttttttttaaatgtacacatgTCAACCTAGCAATGTGTCACATATCaaagttaatgttttatattcaatttggtttctatatttgttaaatttgttaaatttagttctaaatttgtttaaaataaaccAATTTTTTCTCTATCGAagatgagaccaaatttaatttttatataaaagttataatgatgtgaattttaatatattatataaaaatatttaatacaaaatgtgaattttaatataaaaattaaatttgatttcaatttggagagggacaaaattagttcactttaacaaaaattgaaaataaattgaacaaaactaaggaatatagagaccaaaattgaatataaaacattcaCTCTAACATATGACAACGCTGATGAGTTGACacgtgaacatttaaaaaattaaaaaataaataaaaataaaaaaataaccaaaaagtGACACGTGAAAGTCATTATTCATTCATgactgttaatgatttaaacggtgttagaaaaaaatgaccaaactgaacaaaattgacaaaaatttagacttatttgaatacaaaaacaaaattagaacttatttgacaaaacttgataAAAATTGGGATCAagaaagtattttaacctaaattttaaaaaaaatttatgtgtcCTCACAAAACACTTCTTCATCTATTTCAAAAAGTCTCGTTTTAACACATTCTTTAAGTAATACTAAGTGATGGTTTAGGTTTGTAACgtaacattaaatgttttatattaattttatctggaataaataattaatacgaCGAAATCAACCTTACGAGGCTATGacagaaaataaataacatgaacaatttagaagaaaaaaaatgtttgactcATTTAggtgtttatttttttgtgaataAACTCAAATAAATGTCAACTTAGATTGAAGTAGAGAACCACAATTTATGTGCCTAAATCCGTTAGGTTAAAAGATCTCATTTTGCCAAAATACAATTATTTCTGTTTATCGACCAAGTTAGACATATTTTGAACGATACacagatgaaaaaaaaagaatgaaactatATTGATAAATTCTATCATTCaagattaaacaaaaaaatattataattattataaaaagttaacaaaCTTGCCAAAAGAAAATCACATACTATAAAAACTAAGTAATTACAGATTAAATAAACAGTAAAAAGAAACGATATAGTATTAATGATTAACGTTGTTTTGATGATGTAGAGATTCAATTTGTCGGAAGTAGTTAACAGCAATTTAGGTGGTTTGGTGGTGTATGGAGGCATAATGATTCATATTTGTTTGTGTTGGTAATTGGTTGAGTTTACATCTACGAAATCAATTATATCTCTCTAAGTTTCCTCAATTATCGATCATCCATCATAATTATACACTATCACCCATAATTTATAATCCAAATTTAGACCTCAACAATCTCTACCTACCTACCTATACTACTCTCAAATGCTTTCTTTATAGCTCACCTTCTTCAACATATTTATccacttttcatttttaatcttctgtgtattcaaaaatattttcttatatatttaaaacagtCATGAATGCAGGAAAAAATGCAAACAAGAAAAGAAGATGTTCAGTGGTGGAAAgaataaaaactcattcaacattattattgtttctgactggcaataaatttaattatagagTTATCAAAAGCTTTCATAGGACAAAGTCAACTGGGCTATGCtatgcatgaatatgc carries:
- the LOC114182889 gene encoding transcription factor EMB1444-like isoform X2 — its product is MGNNLHQVLRSLCFNTHWNYAIFWKLKHRARMILTWEDAYYNNPDDYDSSENKHCQNILEQIGYGKFSHNALGLAVAKMSYHAYSLGEGIVGQVAVTGKHRWICADNQVAGSGLSFEFADGWQSQFSAGIRTIAVVAVAPLGVIQLGSLNKVIEDMGFVTHIRNLFLSTQNCPIAQCPSQVQGSLKSSLSQLDISKENLSSDVLPTDFYNSQKSMKSETADVLMSLQCSEKNYEPYSACQKMSDNVAKQEGPELYSDESSILLQSISNMMNVEHHDFKEMKPLYGRKCEEGSSGCKDVRLESENNVSSFLSDFITDNDLICPSDKVRVDSACFPSAFLDTVVCETDKLHCVDNNQKGVLNFTQPSDANSQHVEKPKFGSEPSYNDMSNVLNFPAGCELHEALGPSFLKGSKSFDWPAQLNQDMKTVEMSDEISTSQLTSESRPEHLLEAMVANISHSNNDVNSELSFCTSMQSAMASAKNHEASTHNVYAINSEGYSIDQFSLVKEDKHHSLSSSSGICGVMSSKGVSSTFPSSSSGQLERSSEPSKNSKKRARPGESCRPRPRDRQLIQDRIKELRELVPNGAKCSIDSLLERAIKHMLFLQSITKHADKLTDFGDTKSKLHHMEADILGSSSYEQGSSWAMEVGGHLKVHSILVENLSKNGQMLVEMLCEECSHFLEIAEAIRSLGLTILKGGTKVHGEKIWICFVVEGQNNRNVHRLDILWPLVQILQSKSTVYSQ